One genomic region from Quercus robur chromosome 4, dhQueRobu3.1, whole genome shotgun sequence encodes:
- the LOC126721751 gene encoding uncharacterized protein LOC126721751, with product MRVILASIRGTVMELGNTPIVTSRLVMQLLAGSKFIEVDNSFCEDHALLERDTDKDGKVNFKEFFHGLFDMVRNYDEEGHHSSHQFDDSMEAPAKKLFAQLDKDGDGYLSDVELVPVIGNMLLFIKMLWNTCCCGAFVGHSTDGC from the exons ATGCGTGTTATTCTTGCATCAATCCGTGGGACTGTGATGGAGCTTGGAAATACACCTATTGTGACTTCTAGGCTAGTGATGCAACTCTTGGCTGGGTCCAAGTTCATTGAAGTGGACAACAGTTTTTGCGAGGATCATGCCCTCTT GGAAAGAGACACCGACAAAGACGGGAAGGTTAActttaaagaattttttcatGGGCTTTTTGACATGGTGAGGAACTATGATGAAGAAGGTCACCATTCTTCACATCAATTTGATGATTCAATGGAGGCCCCagcaaaaaaattgtttgctcAGCTTGACAAAGATGGTGATGG ATACTTGTCAGATGTAGAACTAGTACCTGTTATAGGGAACATGCTACTATTCATCAAAATGTTATGGAACACATGCTGCTGTGGTGCATTTGTTGGTCACAGCACTGATGGATGCTAG